The following proteins are co-located in the Desulfobacterales bacterium genome:
- a CDS encoding dihydrolipoyl dehydrogenase (E3 component of pyruvate and 2-oxoglutarate dehydrogenase complex; catalyzes the oxidation of dihydrolipoamide to lipoamide): MVDPDSGRIVGVGICGRDTEGLISEGVLAIEMGALAEDMALSIHPHPTLSETEGEAAEMYLGSATHILSKKIQS; encoded by the coding sequence TATGGTTGATCCGGACAGCGGCCGGATCGTCGGTGTGGGGATATGCGGCCGTGATACGGAAGGGCTAATCTCCGAAGGAGTCTTGGCCATTGAAATGGGTGCTTTGGCTGAAGATATGGCCTTGAGCATTCATCCGCATCCAACCCTTTCAGAAACCGAGGGCGAAGCCGCTGAGATGTATCTGGGCAGCGCCACCCACATCCTCTCAAAAAAAATCCAGTCCTAG
- a CDS encoding metalloregulator ArsR/SmtB family transcription factor, protein MDKVEKLVDIFKALSDPTRLRLVKLLNDCPPGVCQGGPLCVNALAHQLGVTQSAVSQHLRILRQAGLVNGDRRGSFMHYSLDPDGLKKYREALRETLGDDFVAG, encoded by the coding sequence ATGGACAAAGTCGAAAAGCTGGTTGACATATTTAAGGCCCTATCTGATCCGACGCGCCTACGATTGGTGAAGTTGCTAAATGACTGCCCGCCGGGGGTTTGCCAGGGCGGACCGCTATGCGTCAATGCGCTGGCGCACCAGCTCGGGGTGACCCAATCGGCTGTTTCGCAGCATTTGCGTATCTTGCGGCAGGCGGGTCTGGTAAATGGTGATCGCCGTGGGTCCTTTATGCACTATTCACTTGATCCGGATGGACTAAAAAAATACCGCGAAGCGCTGCGAGAAACCCTGGGCGATGATTTTGTAGCCGGTTGA